The following are from one region of the Rosistilla carotiformis genome:
- a CDS encoding NADPH-dependent assimilatory sulfite reductase hemoprotein subunit — protein sequence MSTHSPDPTATSKPKLTRDEQIKADSQYLAGEIAQELADESPSFGTETLKLLKFHGTYQQDDRDQRSVLRKQGKEKAFSMMVRCRIPGGRLTARQFLAHLDICDLLGNSTMKITTRQTIQLHGVVRRDLQQTIRKINAIGLSTLAACGDVNRNVMCCPRKQNDPVHRELQRLADALAVSLAPQTSAYHELWVTDVQTGERMFASHTPSDPSGDESDGGAEATSNVEPLYGPTYLPRKFKCGIALPADNCIDIYTQDLGFLAVVRDGRVIGYNVLVGGGMGTTPSQKKTYPAVAKRLAFCTAEQAVDVAKAVLIVQRDNGDRSDRKVARMKYLVDRWGIETFRQHVQRLLNFPLGDCTEDDVQDVDDHMGWQAQDDGLFSYGLSIENGRVKDQAAKQLKTGLREIVNYLGTEVRLAGNQSLIFCDIRTDQRQRIAEILVANGIRPTEEVSMARRYAMACVALPSCGLAITEAERRLPRLIDDLERELARLGLCAKRFTIRMTGCPNGCARPYVADIGLVGKAVDRYTIYVGGTLLGTRLAFSYRDMVAASDLVPQLVQLFTAYKHHASDGESLGDFCNRFGDGLAAIVDDTAAGPTVDGPTSI from the coding sequence ATGAGCACCCATTCACCCGATCCGACTGCGACTTCCAAGCCCAAACTGACCCGCGATGAACAGATCAAGGCGGACAGCCAATATCTCGCTGGAGAGATCGCCCAAGAGTTGGCCGACGAATCACCGAGCTTTGGGACCGAGACGCTGAAGCTGCTGAAGTTCCACGGCACCTACCAACAGGACGACCGCGATCAACGCAGCGTGCTCCGCAAACAGGGAAAGGAGAAGGCGTTCTCGATGATGGTCCGCTGCCGGATTCCTGGCGGTCGGTTGACGGCGCGACAGTTTCTTGCACATCTGGATATCTGTGACCTTCTGGGCAATTCGACCATGAAGATCACCACGCGTCAGACGATCCAATTGCATGGTGTCGTGCGACGTGACTTGCAGCAAACCATTCGCAAGATCAACGCAATCGGATTATCGACACTCGCTGCCTGCGGCGATGTCAATCGCAACGTGATGTGCTGCCCTCGCAAGCAAAACGATCCCGTCCATCGCGAACTCCAACGCCTTGCGGATGCCTTGGCTGTCTCGCTCGCTCCGCAAACATCCGCTTATCACGAACTGTGGGTCACCGACGTACAAACGGGGGAACGCATGTTCGCATCCCATACTCCCAGCGATCCGTCGGGGGATGAAAGCGATGGCGGAGCGGAGGCAACATCAAATGTCGAGCCGCTGTATGGGCCGACCTATCTGCCGCGAAAATTCAAATGTGGGATCGCATTGCCAGCGGACAACTGCATCGATATCTACACCCAAGACCTTGGCTTCCTGGCAGTCGTTCGCGACGGACGCGTGATCGGATACAACGTGTTGGTCGGGGGCGGCATGGGGACCACGCCCAGCCAAAAGAAGACCTATCCAGCGGTTGCCAAACGGCTGGCGTTCTGCACCGCGGAACAAGCTGTCGACGTAGCGAAAGCTGTTTTGATCGTGCAACGCGACAATGGGGATCGAAGCGATCGAAAGGTTGCCAGGATGAAATATCTTGTCGACCGCTGGGGAATCGAAACGTTTCGCCAGCATGTCCAGCGTCTGCTCAACTTCCCGTTGGGCGATTGCACCGAGGATGATGTCCAGGACGTCGACGATCACATGGGCTGGCAAGCTCAAGACGATGGGCTCTTCTCTTACGGGTTGAGCATCGAAAACGGGCGAGTCAAAGATCAAGCCGCCAAGCAACTGAAAACCGGGCTGCGAGAGATCGTCAACTATCTAGGAACGGAGGTTCGTTTGGCGGGGAACCAGAGCCTGATCTTCTGCGACATCCGCACCGACCAACGCCAACGCATCGCCGAGATCCTGGTTGCCAATGGGATTCGCCCGACCGAAGAGGTAAGCATGGCGCGACGGTACGCGATGGCTTGCGTGGCACTTCCGTCGTGTGGTTTGGCGATTACCGAAGCCGAACGGCGACTGCCTAGATTGATCGACGACCTGGAACGCGAACTCGCACGTCTGGGGCTGTGTGCCAAGCGGTTCACGATCCGCATGACCGGTTGCCCCAATGGATGTGCCCGCCCCTACGTCGCCGATATCGGCTTGGTTGGCAAAGCGGTCGATCGCTACACGATCTACGTTGGCGGAACCTTGCTTGGAACGCGGTTGGCTTTCAGCTATCGCGACATGGTCGCCGCCTCGGACCTGGTGCCTCAGTTGGTCCAGCTGTTCACCGCCTACAAACATCACGCCAGCGATGGCGAAAGCTTGGGCGATTTCTGTAATCGATTCGGTGATGGGCTCGCGGCGATCGTTGACGACACCGCGGCGGGGCCAACTGTCGACGGGCCTACATCGATTTAA
- a CDS encoding aminotransferase-like domain-containing protein, whose product MKNKTSQRRDDWLPDVERADIPIYLAVAEAIAADIQDGRLRGGDHLPTQRTLAKRLNLDVTTVARGYSEAARRGLVEARVGAGTFVRRSSPQPTRVGRQFDLADRSMNQPPDVADPDVLTAIADSFHVVSESMPSVLRYQPLGGSMRDRAAAIRWLSNRGIDAGPEAVYVTAGAHVALGAIVAKIGSPDDVIGCDQITYSGIKEVASTLRRRLMGLPGDAHGMLPAALDRAARENRVRVVYLNPTLRNPTVETMPIQRRSEIVQVARKHGIAIIEDDAYGMLPTAGPPPFAALAPEITFYVTTLAKCLAPGLRIAYLVAPRDQRASGVLSALRAVSVMASPVCATLATHWIESGLADAVLASVRSSTRARQRLLKRYLPADIVQTDEHAFHAWIRLEKPWTRAHLVDWMRGYALGVVASDRFCVDIEAPEALRVCLGGAASLQETELAIQALWGALQTEPNAI is encoded by the coding sequence GTGAAGAACAAAACATCGCAGCGACGAGACGACTGGTTGCCCGATGTCGAGCGCGCAGACATCCCGATCTATTTGGCTGTGGCCGAAGCGATCGCTGCCGATATTCAAGACGGGAGGTTGCGAGGTGGCGACCATTTACCGACGCAACGGACGCTTGCCAAACGCTTGAATTTGGACGTGACCACAGTCGCCCGCGGGTACTCCGAAGCGGCGCGACGCGGGCTGGTCGAAGCTCGAGTCGGGGCGGGGACGTTTGTCCGCCGCAGTTCGCCGCAACCGACCCGTGTCGGCCGACAATTTGATCTCGCGGATCGATCGATGAATCAACCGCCCGATGTCGCCGATCCCGATGTGCTGACGGCGATCGCCGATTCATTTCACGTGGTTTCCGAATCGATGCCTTCGGTGTTACGATACCAACCGCTGGGCGGATCGATGCGCGATCGCGCCGCAGCGATCCGGTGGCTGTCGAATCGTGGGATCGATGCCGGTCCCGAAGCTGTCTACGTGACGGCAGGAGCGCATGTTGCGCTGGGAGCGATTGTCGCTAAGATCGGATCGCCCGACGACGTGATCGGGTGCGATCAGATCACGTATTCGGGAATCAAAGAAGTCGCATCGACGCTGCGCCGCCGCTTGATGGGGCTGCCTGGAGATGCTCACGGGATGTTGCCAGCGGCGCTCGATCGAGCGGCCCGGGAAAATCGGGTGCGTGTGGTTTACCTCAATCCAACGCTTCGCAATCCAACGGTTGAAACGATGCCGATCCAGCGCCGCAGCGAGATCGTGCAGGTCGCTCGCAAACATGGGATCGCAATTATCGAAGACGATGCTTACGGGATGCTGCCGACAGCCGGTCCACCGCCGTTTGCCGCGCTAGCCCCCGAGATCACATTCTACGTGACGACGTTAGCCAAGTGTTTGGCACCGGGGTTGCGGATCGCGTATCTGGTTGCCCCACGCGACCAACGGGCCAGCGGCGTGCTGTCGGCGCTGCGAGCGGTTTCCGTGATGGCGTCGCCGGTCTGCGCCACCTTGGCAACTCATTGGATTGAATCGGGACTGGCCGACGCCGTTCTGGCATCGGTGCGATCGTCGACCCGGGCGCGACAGCGGTTGCTCAAACGCTACCTGCCGGCCGATATCGTGCAAACCGATGAACATGCTTTTCACGCCTGGATCCGTCTGGAAAAACCCTGGACTCGGGCCCACCTTGTCGATTGGATGCGCGGCTATGCGTTGGGCGTGGTGGCATCGGATCGCTTCTGCGTCGATATCGAAGCTCCCGAAGCGCTCCGAGTCTGCCTTGGCGGAGCGGCGAGTTTGCAGGAGACAGAGCTTGCGATCCAAGCGCTCTGGGGCGCCCTGCAAACCGAGCCCAATGCGATTTGA